In the Wyeomyia smithii strain HCP4-BCI-WySm-NY-G18 chromosome 2, ASM2978416v1, whole genome shotgun sequence genome, one interval contains:
- the LOC129723316 gene encoding apyrase-like, with translation MIYQRLLCFVTIIALLSIACGQDDNFELSIIHINDFHARFEEVDNSSVTCDSSDGTACVGGYARMVTVVKELLATRTNPLYLNAGDNFQGTLWYNLHGWNVTAEFLNMLPAHAMTLGNHEFDHGLSGVIPFMDAIKSPLLMVNVDSSDEPEFGPFEKSMITEINGRKIGIIGVTLSNMLEFTAAGSTGKLIFEDEVETVRAEAENLNAQGIDIIVVLSHCGIETDIKMAELCGPHIDIIVGGHSHTFMYTGDHDIPASAKYDYPLIVNQSESTHQVLIVQAAAYTKLVGDISLFFDANGIIQSFDGKPIFLSPNVVPAPEIAAALVPWKESVDEVGSRRIGFTSVDLSKSNCGRAECNLGSFIADSMVAAFVQFKQPGQWTYAAIAVIATGGIRVNMPKGELNFKNLIEVLPFENFLTAVELRGDRLLGVLEYAVEKTNDGEEFSAINMLQVSGLRVVYNVTNPVGQRVLSVEVLCSECMIPKYEPLDALKYYQVVTNSFIAGGGDGFTIFPEFGRTKLTGPVDISAFEEYTKQRSPIVQGVDGRIKVYT, from the exons ATGATTTATCAACGATTGTTGTGCTTTGTGACGATTATTGCACTGCTCAGCATAGCGTGCGGCCAGGATGACAATTTCGAGTTATCAATAATTCACATCAACGATTTCCATGCGCGTTTCGAAGAAGTTGACAATAGCAGCGTAACCTGCGATTCGTCCGATGGAACTGCTTGCGTAGGAGGATACGCTCGGATGGTAACGGTGGTAAAAGAACTTCTTGCCACCCGAACAAATCCGCTGTACTTGAACGCCGGTGACAACTTCCAGGGCACTTTGTGGTACAACTTGCACGGGTGGAATGTGACAGCTGAGTTTCTCAACATGCTCCCGGCGCACGCTATGACACTTGGAAATCACGAGTTCGATCATGGACTTAGTGGTGTGATACCATTCATGGATGCAATCAAATCACCGCTTCTCATGGTAAATGTGGACAGCAGTGACGAGCCCGAATTTGGACCTTTTGAAAAGTCTATGATTACTGAAATTAACGGAAGGAAAATTGGTATCATCGGTGTTACTCTTTCTAATATGTTAGAGTTTACGGCGGCTGGCAGTACCGGAAAACTGATTTTTGAAGATGAAGTAGAAACAGTTCGGGCAGAAGCGGAAAATTTGAATGCGCAAGGAATCGATATTATAGTTGTCCTGTCGCACTGTGGTATCGAAACGGATATTAAGATGGCAGAACTTTGTGGGCCGCATATCGATATTATTGTTGGTGGTCACTCACACACATTCATGTACACGGGAGATCATGACATCCCTGCCTCAGCTAAATACGATTACCCATTGATTGTAAACCAATCAGAGAGTACTCACCAGGTTTTGATCGTACAAGCAGCTGCGTATACAAAGCTTGTCGGCGACATCAGTCTGTTTTTCGATGCAAACGGAATTATTCAAAGCTTTGATGGAAAACCGATCTTTCTTAGTCCAAATGTTGTACCAG CCCCTGAAATTGCCGCAGCACTTGTTCCTTGGAAAGAATCCGTTGATGAAGTCGGTTCACGACGCATCGGTTTTACCTCTGTTGATTTGTCCAAGTCAAATTGCGGGAGAGCTGAGTGCAACCTGGGGAGTTTTATAGCGGACTCGATGGTGGCAGCATTTGTTCAGTTCAAACAGCCAGGACAATGGACGTATGCAGCCATTGCCGTTATTGCTACTGGAGGAATTCGTGTCAACATGCCTAAAGGAG AACTGAATTTCAAAAACCTCATAGAGGTTCTAccgtttgaaaattttctaacCGCTGTTGAGTTGCGTGGAGATCGGTTGCTCGGTGTACTGGAATATGCCGTGGAAAAAACTAATGATGGAGAGGAGTTTAGCGCTATCAATATGCTGCAGGTGTCCGGTCTACGCGTGGTGTACAACGTGACCAACCCGGTCGGTCAACGGGTTCTCTCCGTTGAAGTTCTATGTTCGGAATGTATGATTCCCAAATACGAACCATTGGATGCACTGAAATACTACCAAGTCGTGACGAACTCGTTCATCGCCGGTGGAGGCgatggttttactattttccCCGAATTCGGTCGGACTAAATTGACTGGACCAGTTGACATTTCGGCATTTGAAGAGTACACTAAGCAACGGTCTCCGATTGTGCAGGGAGTTGACGGCAGAATTAAGGTGTACACGTAA